One region of bacterium genomic DNA includes:
- a CDS encoding SRPBCC family protein, translating to MSVTTASIHIEAPIKTVFEVISDFEAYPEFLPETKEVVIDKKSGKSLRVTFSINLIKRIRYTLDIKLSPPSGLSWELVEGDLMKSNSGKWKLKESKKGLTEAHYEIDMDLGAMVPKAISNKLIGTNLPTMMKQFKERAEELA from the coding sequence ATGTCCGTTACGACCGCTTCCATCCATATCGAGGCTCCCATCAAAACGGTTTTCGAGGTCATCAGCGACTTCGAGGCTTATCCCGAGTTCCTTCCCGAGACCAAAGAAGTGGTCATCGATAAGAAGTCCGGCAAGAGCCTCCGCGTGACTTTCTCGATCAACCTGATCAAGAGGATCCGCTATACTCTCGACATCAAGCTGAGCCCGCCCAGCGGCCTTTCTTGGGAGCTGGTCGAGGGCGACCTGATGAAGAGCAACTCCGGCAAGTGGAAGCTCAAGGAAAGCAAGAAGGGCCTGACCGAGGCCCACTATGAGATCGACATGGACTTGGGCGCGATGGTGCCGAAGGCGATTTCCAACAAGCTGATCGGCACCAACTTGCCGACGATGATGAAGCAGTTCAAGGAAAGGGCCGAAGAGCTGGCCTAG
- a CDS encoding radical SAM protein, translated as MKIALIHPRIRYRCENPAIQEYVNRWYRDIFSRAFNLNLLRLGSLTSDEHQVRLIDENYESLDFDEAFDIVAVTAMTYQAERAYEIAAEFKARGRCWTILGGIHASVAAEEAALRFDSVCVGEVESIWSEYLGDVARGSPRQFYRGGLAQLEDEPMPRFELVKPWVQPRQAGSFHYFPVMSTRGCPRGCDYCSATYLFEGKYRKKAIDRVLAEIRSIKTTAAELGLENYHVEFCDDNFIIDRRRTKELLAAMVDEKIGYTASLDIAASDDPEVLELLSASGCKVVSIGLESLEVNILEDLGQWKKAQRRKVERNLRAFFDYGIMPAVNFMVGSDGTDHRLFSNIRSFLEEFPVLYNLLFFTPFPGTPYREQLDRQGRLRPDKTWQDYNLFNLVFEPTGMSKEELYEEFIGIRSEYDHLRQYLRIKKSLSARRPEQALSQAIY; from the coding sequence ATGAAGATTGCCCTCATCCATCCCCGAATCCGCTATCGCTGCGAAAACCCGGCGATCCAGGAATACGTCAACCGGTGGTACCGCGACATTTTCTCCCGGGCCTTCAACTTGAACCTGCTGCGCCTCGGCTCGTTGACGTCCGATGAGCACCAGGTTCGGCTTATCGACGAAAATTACGAGAGTCTCGATTTCGACGAAGCCTTCGACATCGTCGCGGTCACCGCGATGACCTACCAAGCCGAAAGGGCCTACGAAATCGCCGCCGAATTCAAGGCCCGAGGCCGGTGCTGGACCATCCTCGGCGGGATCCACGCCTCGGTCGCGGCCGAGGAAGCGGCCCTCCGTTTCGACTCGGTCTGCGTCGGCGAAGTCGAGTCGATCTGGTCCGAGTACCTCGGCGACGTCGCCCGGGGATCGCCCCGCCAATTCTATCGCGGCGGGCTAGCCCAGCTCGAGGATGAGCCGATGCCCCGCTTCGAGCTGGTCAAACCTTGGGTTCAGCCCCGGCAAGCCGGGAGCTTCCATTACTTTCCGGTGATGAGCACCCGCGGCTGCCCCCGAGGCTGCGATTACTGCAGCGCGACCTATCTTTTCGAGGGCAAATACCGCAAAAAGGCCATCGACCGGGTCCTGGCCGAAATCCGATCGATCAAGACGACCGCGGCCGAGCTCGGCCTCGAAAATTACCATGTCGAATTTTGCGACGACAACTTCATCATCGACCGCCGGCGGACCAAGGAATTGCTGGCCGCGATGGTCGACGAAAAGATCGGCTATACCGCCTCGCTGGACATCGCCGCCTCCGACGACCCCGAGGTGCTGGAGCTGCTCAGCGCCAGCGGCTGCAAGGTCGTCTCGATCGGCTTGGAGAGCCTCGAGGTCAACATCCTCGAGGACCTCGGCCAATGGAAGAAGGCCCAGCGCCGAAAAGTCGAGCGCAACCTCCGGGCTTTCTTCGATTACGGCATCATGCCGGCGGTGAATTTCATGGTCGGCTCCGACGGCACCGACCACCGGCTTTTCTCCAATATCCGCAGCTTCCTCGAGGAGTTCCCGGTCCTCTACAACCTGCTCTTCTTCACGCCCTTCCCGGGCACCCCTTACCGCGAGCAGCTCGATCGCCAAGGCCGGCTGCGGCCCGACAAGACTTGGCAGGACTACAACCTCTTCAACCTGGTCTTCGAGCCGACCGGCATGTCGAAAGAGGAGCTCTACGAGGAATTCATCGGCATCCGGTCGGAATACGACCACCTCCGCCAATACCTTCGGATCAAGAAGAGCCTCTCGGCCAGAAGGCCGGAGCAGGCCCTTTCCCAGGCGATTTATTGA